In the Eptesicus fuscus isolate TK198812 chromosome 22, DD_ASM_mEF_20220401, whole genome shotgun sequence genome, gaaggaaggaaggaaggaaggaagaaagaaagaaagaaagaaagaaagaaagaaagaaagaaagaaagaaagaaagaaagaaagaaagagggagggagggagggaagaaaaaagagtAGTTCTACCACCAGCCCTCATCATTCCATTCATTTGCGTTCTCCCTGAAATCAGAACCAGCATTTAACattgttatttcattttctttgttccaCTCACACCTGCTTTGCACCCTAACTCTATTCACAGCAGCAAAGAAAAAAGTGTGGTGCAATTTCTAAATCCCACCTCTGGGGAGCTTTCAGAGTTCCCACCGCCCGGGAGAGGTGCATTCGCTGGGATAAAATCTGGGAACCCAGCAAAGACAAAACGTGGGCTTTGAGTTTGGAGTGGGCGTGCCCactgcaggaagagagagaggaagcaaaagAGAATTGGCGGCTAAGGACAGGCAGGGGGACGTAGAGAATCCCAGGCTGTGGGGACGTAGGGGTAGGAAAGGGACTCGGGGACACCAAATGAAAGAGTTGAGCCCAGCTCCGAGGCAGCCAGCCGCCACTGGCCCCACAAACGCTCAGGAAGAGGAAAAGGCCAGCGCGAACTACAAGTCCCAGAAGCCCCCGCTTCCTAGCGCCGGCGCCGCGCCGCGCAACGCCCGCTGGGAGTCGGCCGGAGCCGCCAAGATGTCGCAGCCCAAGAAGAGAAAGATTGAgtcggggggcggcggcggcgcaggaggaggaggaggaggaggaggggagggagcggaGCAGGAAGATGGCGGAGAGCGGGAGGTGGCCCGGCGGCGACGCCCGTGGTGCCGGCAGGAGCGGGACCAGCAGTACTACGAGTGCTACTCGGACATCTCGGTGCACGAGGAGATGCTGGCCGACCGCATCCGCACCGAAGCCTACCGCCTGGGCATCATGCGGAACCGCGCGGCGCTGCGGGGCAAGACGGTGCTGGACGTGGGCGCGGGCACCGGCATCCTCAGCATCTTCTGCGTCCAGGCCGGGGCCCGGCGCGTGTACGCGGTGGAGGCCAGCGCCATCTGGCAACAGGCCCGGGAGGTGGTGCGGCTCAACGGGCTGGAGGACCGGGTGCACGTCCTGCCGGGGCAGGTGGAGACGGTGGAGCTGCCGGAGCAGGTGGACGTCATCGTGAGCGAGTGGATGGGCTACGGCCTCCTGCACGAGTCCATGCTGAGCTCCGTGCTGCACGCGCGGGCCAAGTGGCTGAAGGAGGGCGGGCTGCTGCTGCCGGCTTCCGCCGAGCTCTTCCTGGCGCCGGTGAGCGACCCGACGCTGGAGCAGCGCCTGGGCTTCTGGGCGCACGTGAAGCAGCTCTACGACGTGGACATGAGCTGCCTGGAGGCCTTCGCCACGCGCTGCCTCATGGGCCCGTCGGAGATCGTGCTGCAGGACCTGTGCGGCGAGGACGTGCTGGCCCGGCCGCAGCGCGTGGCGCACCTGGACCTGGCCCGCGCggggctggagcaggagctgcaggCCGGGGTGGCGGGGCGCTTCCGCTTCAGCTGCTACGGCTCGGCGGCCATGCACGGCTTTGCCTTCTGGTTCCAGGTGACCTTCCCGGGAGGGGACTCGGGGAAGCCCCTGGTGCTGTCCACCTCGCCCTTCCACCCGGTCACGCACTGGAAGCAAGCCCTCCTCTACCTGAACGAGCCGGTGCAGGTGGAGCAGGACACGGACATCTCCGGAGAGATCACGCTGCTGCCCTGCAGCCACAACCACCGGCTCCTGCGCGTGCAGCTGCGCTACCGAGTGGGCGACCAGGAGGAAAGGGCCAAAGACTTCGCCATGGAGGATGAGCAGTGGCTCCTCTCCCAGCAGCTGCCTCCCCAGGAGGCCAGGCTTTCCCGGTAGAAGCGAAGGGGGGTGGTCACAGCAGAAAGGGAGATCCCGCCTGCAACTCGGGGGGGGGGCATTATGTGCTGTCTGCCTtttccctcctggctcctggggagagaggcagaCTTCACTCTCCCTTGTTCTGgcgacatttattttaaaaatgaccctGATGCCCCCCAACGATGAAAACAGCGTGTTTATTAATAGGCTTTTGAGCCTCAAAAGTATGTGGTACCAAgcacttgtatttcttttttgtttctttgtttcacGAAAGAAAAAACACGTAATAAACATGTCAGTGTATGAAGGTTCCATGCACACCCTGACACCTCACATCTTACTTAAGCCTGAAGCCGCGGAGACAGGTAAAAGGGTGTGTAGACACCATACGTTTCCAGTCTGGCTTTCATATCTGTCCAGAGCCAtattccttccttctctgaagTCCCTCCCATCTCAGGGGCCTCTAGGCTACAGTACTTACCCTACTGGCcgtgagagggaggaggagggggtagTTTAAATAACCCTGTTCTCACACTTACTAGTAACTACTTCCATAGGGTGCTCAAGTTGCTGAACACACACATCGTTAAGTAAAAGAGACCGTATATGTAACTGTGCAGCCGATCTAAGAAATCAAGAAAGAGACCTGAAAGTGACGTGGTAGAGAATTGTTTTAATTCTTGTCTTTACTGTTAAGATTTCGTCAAGAAACTGTCCCATgtattttccataattttatgGAACAGGCTGAGAGAGGTCGTTTCAGAGCCTGGCTCTCAGGGCCTCTTTGTCCCCGTGGGCAAATCAGTTCAGCTCactaaattaaagaaatatgttcCCAGCTAGAAGAGTCCACTCCTTTAAACTCCCTCGTTTAGCTGGATCATCTCACTTGGCCTACTTAAATCAAATGAAAGTTCCCTTTTTAACACGAaagttcccttttttctttttagctcagCCAACTGTGAAAGTTGTGAATTCAGGGAAGTCGTTTGTAATGAAGTGTGAGTCATGTTATCCAATTTATTTCACCGATGTTCCTCCTCCCTGTGGCAAATAAAACATTGGCATTCTGCCTTGAGAGATGAACGGAGAAGTCTCGTGTGCTGTCTGAGTGATGCTGCTGTGGCCTGGTCCACTCGTAAGGAAGGTGTTAAAGCCCCTTCAGAGGATAGCTTCAGGGTCATGCTGCGTGGAGGGTTTTGTGTGCTAGCAGAACACAGGTGTGAAAACTGGTCCTCTGAAGTACTCCACCAGCTTTGTTCATAATGAGTTTTCTGCCCCTTGATTCAACGCATATTAAAGCATTAAGTATCATAactgatttgctaaaatttggtGACCACAGGAATATCTGTCATTATGAAGGGAAACAGAAATGTACGAAATCACAGACTTGACAAGATCCTCCAATAGCAAGCAATACCATTACAGCTGCTGTCTCCGATGTGCCGATCGTTAgcagcctaggtcagtggtcggcaaactcattagtcaacagagcagcaaaccgcggcgcagtttgccgacccctggcctaGGTGAATGGTGCAGCCAGAGCCAGCCTGGTGTGGTTTAAGCGAGGGCGTAAACAGCTGCTTATTTTAGGGTCAGCTGTATTGTAAGTCGAACATTTATTTAGGCTTTAGGGTACAGTTTTGAACCAAGTTCTGGTTTTTATGttttctgggttttttgttttttttttaacttgttagAATAACTCCTTTGCTATATGGGCCAATGAAAGCATCTTTTAAGTTCCACTTTTAAACATACGGTTTTCTGAATATATGAGTCCTACAGAGTTCGTATCGCCAGTATAAGCCCCCAAAGGGAACACTGGTTAAAGCTTGGGATAACTCGAGAAGTAAAAGGTATTTCATAATTAGGCAAAGCAGGCTTTAAAATCCCTGCTGTTGCTGTTTCCCCAGAGAAAGAGGAGTTCGCATAAAAACACAGCCACTAACGCAATTAGTCAAGAGGCGGCACCGGCCAGCGGTGAGAGGCCTGGACCCGGAGCCAGAcagctcctgctgcagccccagctccatAGGCCGTGTGACCTCCAGCAAAATCCCTACCCGCTCTTCTCCGGCGCTCTTCGGTGCTCTCACGCTAATCGGGGAGAACATTTGGAAGGTGAGGGAACACGTTAATACATATGAGCACACAGTGCCTGGAATAAGACCTCAGTATCTCCCGGCTGCTGCCATTATGGAAACGTACGTAATACACAGGCCTGGAGCAGTTGGACAGACGGAACTGGCTGCAGGATAAGTACTGAACATGGTTTTTGTACGGTCTTGGTTGACAGCTTCCGCATGGCCGTCTGTGACGAGCAATGTGTGACGGCACCAGAGGACCCAAAGGAAGCCCGAGCCCTTTGGTGCCAGGacacctgcaggaggaggagcatgGGAGATGCCTCCGCCCCCAGGCGCTGTCCAGTCTTTGTAGGAACTGCCGCTGATTGCCTAGGGCCCTGGGAGCCACGGGGGAGCCGCCAGCCCCAAGGAGAGGCACAGGGGGAAGATCCACCTGCTTTCCTGCAACAGCTTACATGTACTCAGCACTGATCACACTGCCACGGCCACTGTAGCAAGCACGTAGGATACAAGCCCATGAAACCCAGATTCTGCCTCCAATTAGGTATGTTCAGAGGATCAGCCAGAcaattaaataaacaaaggaTAATGCGGTAAATAGTGGGATGACACAGGTGTTGGGGCGGGGGCAGGTATTTATCTTCGGTTTACATGCTAGACAAACGTTATAGATACTGAATTAGCCGAAGGTCACATAAGCTAATTCTTGGCAGTGAAACATACGTCTTTCAACTCCTTACCCCAAACAAAATTGCCAAttaatcagtgtgtgtgtgtgtgtgcgctttaatttttttttaataaggacatACTGcccgaccggcatggctcagtggttgaatgttaaccgatgaaccaggcagtcaggcacatgcccaggctgcaggctccatcacagtgtggggggtgcaggaggcagctgatcaatgattctgtctcattgatgtttctatctctccctctcccttcctctctgaaatcaataaaaggacatttattttaaaaaagtacatccCTCTggaatgttattttttctttaaatatattttattgattttttacagagaggaagggagagggatagagagttagaaacatcgatgagagagaaacatcgaccagctgcctcctgcacaccccctactggggatgtgcccgcaaccaaggtacatgcccttgaccagaatcgaacctgggacccttcagtcgcaggccgacgctctatccactgagccacatcggttaGGGCtggaatgttattttttttatctcgTGACGAATGAAAGAGGGGAAGTCCTTAGTTTTAAGAGTCTCATTGGAGATCCACCTTCAGTGTATagaacaggcatcctcaaactacagcccgcgggccacatgcgggtgtttttgccgttttgtttttttacttcaaaataagatatgtgcagtgtgcataggaatttgttcatagttttttttaaactatagtctggccctccatcggtctgagggacagtgaactggccccctgtttaaaaagtttgaggacccctggtatagaaTCTCAAGATGGACAGAGGGTAAGCACTCATTGAAACAAGCCCCGTACCTGAGCTTCCCTCACAGACCTGATGAAATGGGGCACGTTCCGAGGTCCTCAGGCAACTGAATCCTCAACACAGGACCAAAGTAGATGAACTCTGCCATTCTGGCTACACATACCTGGTGCTGGAGAGCAGGGAGGCATCCCTGAGGCATTCATTCAGTTCATCATTTAATAAACACCAACTACCTAACAATTCAGTCCTATGATAAGTAAATAAATCCTAACCTCGAAGAGCTGGGATTCAGTGAGGGAATACAATGACCTACATCAATAATTGGCATACTTTCTTTAGCCCGGAAAGACCTCCTTCCACCTAAATGTTAACCTCTGTGAAGCAGGGTCCAGAAGCCGGCCCTCATGTCAATTCCATCCTTAACATTTCTCCCAGGTGCAAAAAAATATTCCCGACCATTGCATAGATTATGAGACCTCAGAGGAAAATTCCTCTATGGTGTTAGTTCCAGAAATAAATCTATGCCCTGTAAATAACTGGTTTATCTCAGCTAATGGACGCGGTCCATTGGGTGGATGGTTCCTCTCCCATTGGCTCATAGAAAGCTGAGCCAAATTTATGACTGACTTGTGCTCTGTTTTAGCTTTATATCTGGCTCCACTTCCATAccccagtgtttttttttcttgatttattgcCCTCCTCACTTATAATAAATATTGCATgttttgttggaatttatgtatctttgtTCTCTTCTAATACTTTTTGGCATTAAAATGTGATCTTACTTTCCGGAATATCTGCAGAAGTTCTGAGGACAAGGCGGTGAGAGAGAGGATTCTGCGATCTGTCCCTTCGTGCCCGATGGAATTTGGCGTCTCGCTTTGCTCAGCTGGGTGGGTAGCTGATGGGATCCCATCCTTTTAGCCAACCCACAGCATTTTCTGTTTGTAGAACCAAGATTTCTGAATGCGTGAAGAATTCTGAGACATGTAGACCATGCTGAGGAGACTTAGAATGTCCTGCAGCATCTTTCTAAGCCTACAATAAACGCTGATCGAATCTTAACCACAACAGTAAGGAACCTGGAAGATTGCCAAGCCTGTTCCAAAAATGGGTCAAAATCCTTTAAAGTGATGATAAGGAGGAAGACAGTGCAAGGAGACTAAGTCTCAAACTATGGTGCATGTtcgtaggaaaaaaaaaaatgtttgcaaccAAGAATCCTGGACCTAACGAAACACCAAGACAACCAGTTTACTTAGACTTCACCCCATCCACTGTTTGACAAGTGGGTGTCCACCAGTCTTCTCTTCCCCCATCAGCCCCGAGTGGACAGGACCCCCCAACGTTGCCAAAAGGCCGCTGAAGGAATTACAAACTCGTGTGCTCTCCAGTCTACGCCCGGAGATCATCCCTGGGCTAGCCCCTGTGGGGTTAGCATGCGTCTGCATTTCTTCCATGGGGGTGGGAAGCAGAAAAGCTGTTCTCTCTCAGTCAGCGTTCTGAAAGGCTAATGCTTATCAAGGGCATGCTCTATGAAGGGCTGCAGTGCAGGGCAACAGCCGGAGTGAGGCTACGTACATATTCTCCCAGAattttactgaaaatattttgaaaatccatttattttaataGCACATTTTACATTAGGAAAGTAATGCATGCTGATGATAGCAAATTTCAGATGACAGAAACGTGGGAGAATAAATAATAGATCACCCATAGTGTCACCCCTAAAGTATTTTCTATTCCAGCGTTTATGTATGCTTGTTTTGGAACTTCATAAAAAGTGTATCATGCTGTCTTCTATGACCTTAATTAACTTCATTATAACACCCCATGCTTTATATTCCAAGCAGCACCTATTACCACCTGAAATTATTTTGTTCGTTTCTTGATTTCTATGCTGACTTCTCCTAAGAAAATCTACAGTTTATGGGGCATAGAATCCTCTTCTCTCTGCTGCACTTAAGAAATTAGTTAGTTaatgaataaatgttaaattaataTGCACATACATGCTACCTTACATTCTGGTATTTTCATACCTTTAGGGTTGGTTTCTCTAagtattttgcttattttaaattttaataaagtccaatAGATTGCCTCCTGTAAggttatcaaaatatatatttccaaaaaAGATATATGAGAAAGCCTGTTCCTTTATATTCTCACTCACCtagatttttttaatctcattttttaaaaaaatcttatgggtaaaaaaaaaatgctagctttttattttcaattttattaccCTAATTCCTAGCAGTTGAACATCTTTCCTTATTTTCATTGGCcctttgcatttcattttctgtGAAGTTACTGTTGATTTTACACATTTTATATTAGATTTTATGGCAGTTGGGGGCTC is a window encoding:
- the PRMT6 gene encoding protein arginine N-methyltransferase 6, translating into MSQPKKRKIESGGGGGAGGGGGGGGEGAEQEDGGEREVARRRRPWCRQERDQQYYECYSDISVHEEMLADRIRTEAYRLGIMRNRAALRGKTVLDVGAGTGILSIFCVQAGARRVYAVEASAIWQQAREVVRLNGLEDRVHVLPGQVETVELPEQVDVIVSEWMGYGLLHESMLSSVLHARAKWLKEGGLLLPASAELFLAPVSDPTLEQRLGFWAHVKQLYDVDMSCLEAFATRCLMGPSEIVLQDLCGEDVLARPQRVAHLDLARAGLEQELQAGVAGRFRFSCYGSAAMHGFAFWFQVTFPGGDSGKPLVLSTSPFHPVTHWKQALLYLNEPVQVEQDTDISGEITLLPCSHNHRLLRVQLRYRVGDQEERAKDFAMEDEQWLLSQQLPPQEARLSR